One Vespula vulgaris chromosome 7, iyVesVulg1.1, whole genome shotgun sequence genomic window, atattgaaaagtgtgtaaataaaaatactatcaAATAATTCCTATTTTTGTAgaatcattcatatttttttactatattaaaatatatcctGAATTGATAATATTGAGAATAtccgattaattattataattatattaaacaaaataatttagacgaattttatttttctttaataaaaacaaaaatttgttaacaaaagttttcatttaatatatcaaatattttaaaagtacGAAATAAACCACACGATTTCAATCGAAAGtttcatgatttttaatttttcttatgaaacgtcttatatttttttaattaattatatattttattcaattatctttaaataattatgaaacaaatattagcctaaagttaataattaacgtGATATTAGCGTGTACAATTATATGATCAACAGTACGTACTTTCAAATATAAACGATCTTACAGagtatgaaaaaatgaaaaacttacatataatcttataataaatttaattattattttactaacgctgttaattaaaaataaaaactttaaaattaatttataataacaaataagaaataatacttaaatttacttaatttaataaatattcaatatttacaCTATTATCTCGTACGTTGATAACAATTGACATCTTGTAATCATacttctttttacattttataacattttagaTACTAAGTTTTAGGTTAACAATTCAACTAATAAGCTTGAAAATGTCGAGTGTTTTACtcttaaaatatctaatacatGCAATcacgaaaatttttcttaataaatttttgtttcctattGCTCCTAACGAGATATTCAACTGGTCTTCAATTCATAAAAAGAAGTCATCTCattcgtaaataaatttcCAAACGTATTTACTTTAGGTTATGTTCGAactaattgattaataaaaatattaacttacCAATTATGAAACTCTGTGATGGCATAGAAATATCCATTTTTCtcgtaattatttacaattataataattcaaatataaaatatagataaaaatcaaCGAATCCAACGATTCTCTGGATCTATCTGAAATTAATGAGAgcatcaaaatattattatcgatttcatgatatatatcttttaaaacaatgtactaaataatcattaaaaaatgaacatctaatataaatagatgtaaTAAACGATTACAAATTCAAATTGTATGTAATCACGAACATTTACTTGCAAAGAACTATAtgaattgatataatttatttatcgtaattttatttataattaaattggaaaaatcgaaaaatgtacaaataaaGTTTCGTATTTGCATTAATAAGTTCGAATTTATTACctgtttatttcttaaaaattgcCCTATCTTATTTGTACAATAACCCGAAGAAGTTAAGagtataaaaaggaataatttcattcttgCAACTTAAACGTATccaatacaaaaatacgaaagagataaaagaagagtGTCATGGCGGATAGAATTTCATTGGCTCTTATTTATCCACGCTAATCACGTGATTTCAAACGAGATTTCTATTTGttacaaatgtatattatcgaaaaaaacaatatttcataatatttaaaatgttcattatttaattaatcaattttgtttACTACAAATTATACatgaattaatagaaataaatgaatatcatCAATCTAAATGTTGTCACtagtattctattattttaaaaatattaatctttttaaaaatcaaatgttttaattttgtttaataagattcttttgtttaaaatttaaaaatatatctttttgacATACTACTTCaaattcttgtttttcaatcttaaattttatgaataaatcGCATGCGCACTATGTAATCACATAGTGCTGCCCTCATCACTTGATCGACAATTTCATACTTGTTCTTTGAGTCATACGTTTTGACGTTCTATAAATCTGAGCACATAAGATTAAAATCAGTTTTTTGTAATTGATTGATTAtagttaaaaaatgaataggCTTTTCGGACGTGCTAAACCAAAAGAGCCATCTCCAAGCATTACTGATTGTATTGCTGGTGTAAGTTGttttaacttaaaaaaaaatacaggttgataacaatatttattttgatattttatatattattaatgattttcgTTTAGGTGGACAGTAGAGCAGATTCagctgaaaagaaaatagcacGTTTGGATgctgaattaaaaaaatataaagatcaaATGGTCAAAATGAGAGAAGGTCCAGCGAAGAATGCTGTCAAAGCCAAAGCAATGCGCGTTCTTAAACagagaaaaatgtatgaaGCACAAGTAGATAACTTACGTCAACAAGCATTCAATATGGAACAGGCAAATTATGCTACCCAAACGTTAAAAGATACTCAAGCAACAGTGGTTGCGATGAAAGATGGTGTTAAGCAAATGCaaagagaatttaaaaatataaatatagatgaCATCGAGGTACGTTATTTTGATGTACGTATAATGATAGAAACATGAAGTGTTAATTGTATATCTCTTACGCAGGATTTACAAGATAATTTGGCTGATATGTTGGAACAAGCTGATGAAGTACAAGAAGCAATGGGTCGTAGTTATGGAATGCCAGATATCGATGAAGACGAACTTGCCGCAGAGTTAGATGCTCTTGGTGATGAGATTGCTTTAGACGAAGATACATCTTACTTAGATGATGCGATCAAAGCACCTAACGCTCCTGATAAAGAACCAGGATCTAGTTCCGTTAGGAACAAggtaattatacaaatatatatttattttttacttatattatcATACATATGTTTATTCATCCAATTTACTTTTAGGATGGTGTGTTGGTGGATGAGTTTGGATTACCCCAAATTCCAGCTagttaattcattaatatgtTAAGTTTAAcgcataaataattaataagataatgTTGATTATGGTCTCCAAAGGCACGTagcttatataatataaatatgcttTTGCAATATccttaaaagaataaaaaaactacaaacaattaattagaacattcttatacaataaaataattcttattttataaagttataattttattattataaaaaatacactatttttattgaaattattttatgttaaactatttgattaaattaataaatcactTATAATTACAATACAATTCCTTGTTATTCTAATGTTTTCACATATACAATTCTTAAAGTGTTTGCATTCGTGAAATATGTCtttgtttttgattttgaaGCTCCATGTAATGTTCACATAAATTAGAGATAGTTTCTTTGCAATCTAAAAACTGTGAATTTTCAAATCCAGAAACTTGAGAATAGTGGTGAACATGTGCctgaaataatagatataattagCAATTTGTATTCCTTCAATTTCAGTTGGAAAATtaggaaataattatattaaatattttattaccattacctttcgacgatataattttgtaaactGCTCAATTAAATTTGTAAACATTAAAGAAATAGCTGAGGTATTAAGCAAGCACAACAGAGATGTTGTATGTCCGGGTGGAGGTACCGAACATAAAcctatttttattgaattcttACTCCATGCTGTAAATTTAGCTTTACTTTGAAACCTGCAAATAATAATGtacattcataatattttactacctattaacatatttatacataatgtTAAATACTAACAAAATTATACCTTTCAATATTTCGTTTCATGCCAGTTATAGAAAATTGTCCTCTTCCAATATATGCGGCACTTAAAACAACAGAGCCTGGCTGTAGCGGATGTACTTTAGTCAACTGATTATTCCGAGACAATGCATTAGTAAACAGCATATCTTGAAgccttcaatatttttaatcatgaCACAATTGTATAATGATGTTTGAAAACTTACTTACTTTGAAGAATTTGTAGCAAAAAATTTAGGTGCTGTCAAAGCTATCGGTCTAACAttactaaatatataatgcatCCTTTTATACGGAACAAGATTTGTAGCTAAATCACTGATgtctatatttaaatttccAGGAAATCTGGAGCCactgtaaataaattaatttatgccatatatatgaatgttcTTTTTCAGAATACATATAAcaggaaaaatttattacctaGTCAAATGAAGAAGcatattaacgataatactATTCATATCCTGAAATGGTAAACACAAAGCATTAAAATTAGCCTGATCCATATTATCACTATTCCTTATTTGAGTTTCACACATTTTTAAAAGCGCATTATTTTCTGCTGGAAATACACAAGTAGCATGTTCTATCAACTCTCTTGTCGCTAATAATGTATTGTATGGACCTGTAATAACATCTTCCATACCTGCGGGATATATGCAGGATACTAAtctattaaacaaaaaatgtttttactaACTTTCAAAATGATACTATTTTGTTTATGATCAATAGTACACGTAATACCTATCTACATGAGGATAACTGTCgcttaacatttttaaagtcGCTGTTCCTAGACCAGAACCAGTTCCACCAGCTACAGAATGCAAAAGTAAAAATCCACCTAGATAATCACACAATTCAACAGACTGTCTTATTACTTCTTCTATTCGGTCATGATATTCTGTACCATGAGTATAATATCCTGTGGCCCTTTAAACAATCatacttattatttaatatcaatgttTATTTTCTAGTTACCAATTCAATCTTACCAATTATTTGCAGAACCAGGATAATTTGTCACTGTACAAgttctattaaataattcgCGCAATGGTCCATGTTGAAATCGCGCTACAACACTATCTTCCATATCTATTAGAACTGCCTTCAAAGATAACTTAATGTTATTTTACTACTATGAACATTTctgaaatctttaaaaatataataatacagcACCCGAGCTTTAACTTTTGCTGCATTCAATTCCGCTATTGTTTTGAAGCATAAATTATCTGTATTTCCAGGTACATGAAAAAAACTGTAAAATCCATCCCATAATGCGTCTATATTCCTAATATGATCTCGTTGTATCTTAAGAAGATCGAcgaatctatttttaatttgtatacCATATTCATGCAAAGCTAAAGGCCAAAAAGCTGATCCTATTTGATTGCCGCATTGACcaactaaaataaataattaatataacaaaatctaaaattaccttagaaattttatataattaaaaataactaaaTTGTTTTCACCTTGTATTGTTATAAACTGactcattttatatttctgaaattcaacaattttgtattaatagaATACTATATTAATAGAACGCTTCATGCGTTGTTTGTAATGTTTCAATAACTTTTTGTGATTTATGATACGTTCGCGCcaattttgattatataaagTGTGAAATTAGTTGATAATCGATTTTCCTCCTATTCTCTATATCGTTTCCTGCAATTTCTCGAAAGTCTTATTCATTCAGCGCCAGTCTCgaattttaaatcttttatctCACAATTCAGACTATAGCAAGTTTTTAAGAGAGCAGtttatactttattaaaaaataactgatcgatgtatatatatatatataagaacatatacaaaaatgaaaacaacaaTTGGAATatcaaaaatcatttttcttctgataattttgcaaaatttctCTGCAAGATGTGCCGTTCCTACAGATGCAGGTGAGTTTTATATAacctatattatattatactatatgtTCCATGTTAATGTTAGTTAACAAAGTAATAGAATTGCAATGTATTgctatttataatttctttactattatatatttatcttaatatagaataaattagTAATCTTAGTTACAAtgtaaattgttaataattttttagtattacaatttatttatctgtctagTTCACTACATAGAACCAGGAAAAGTCATTGTAAATGATAAACCAGGCCTGCAAGTATTTTGTCATAAAgcaaaatcaaaatatttaataaacatatgGAAAACGATAACGGTAAAAcctaatttataaattataaaatctttcaatattatataacaaaattataagaaGTAATATATTACAGATGGATTTAAATATTAACCTAGACACATATGATTTATATGATGGCAAAACGCCTCAAGAAGTTTTCgaaaaacatgaaaataatcaacgattttggaaattcaatttttttggTACAAAAAAACACAAATTACTCAAAATTAATCCTTTTGAAACTACTTGTATTGGCGTTTATATTCACGAATATAATGGATTACGATATACTATAAGTATGACTCAAACACGTAAGTTTAagatttataagtatataatattaatgtattaaaacatatttacTAATCATTTGGGTTATTTCTATTAGGTGTAGATATTGGAAAAGTACTAATGGCTTTGTTAggagttatattattttggtCAGCTAAAAGATTGAGTCATAATCCTTTATTCTATTACTTATGTGGCATTAGTCTTGGAGTTACAGCTTCTCTTttagttttaatatattttgctAGTAAATTATTTCCACGAGtaagtataaagaaatattttctaaatgcatttattaatattgatattatattaatattaattttatttatcaggGAAAATTTATGTACTTAATGGTTGCTACTGGTTGGTCGATGTCTTTTTACCTTGGTCAAATATTATGGGAAAATGCACAATTGATAGTATCACAGTACAGAGAATATGTTATGTGGTATATTTTGATAACCTCATTAATcagttttcttatttgttatCGCTTTGGTCCAGTTACTAATAAGAGAACGAAACAGATTATACAATGGTTCTTACAGGTTCAGTACTCATATAAAAAACTAGTAGATTAAAAAGTTTCGTGTTAGTTAATATTTCATACCTGACATTACTTTTATATGTAGGGTTTAGGTTTACTGTTCATTTACTCTAGCAGTTATTTCTATGAAGCATCATTTTTAAACTGCGTGATACTCgttcttatttataattttccaaTTGCTACCGTATACAAAGGAAAACAATATTGGTAAGTTTAcataaatacttttaatgttttaaatattattaactagataactattttcatataacaaaattttctagTCATAGAAACAACGCTTACAGAAAATATCCAAAATATCAGCATTGACTGCCTTTAACATTTCTATTCGTACTTGTTTTTACCTTTGAAGCGTATCAATTGTTTTTAACTTGTTCCATATTTATCCTTAACACGaataatacattaaaattaCGTAACCCTATAATTATATTGcactatattttattattattttgtattattttaataaagatttgttacaaattatcaaatatttttttttcaatcatttatcgtaattattttatatctcgtttgttattttataaacaatcagaaatatattcttatatttatcttatattaggaaaaaaatgtttcctgaaaggagaaaattattaacggATAATGAATACCGTAAAGAGGGCATACAAGAGACTAAAAAGGCTTTAAAAGATTTACAACAATACTGTTCTAGTCCTGAATGTAATCCATGGAAAACGGTTTTAAAATTAAAGGATCCCATAAggtctaatatattttataattgctTGTAAAACATATAGATAATAACGAATTATCTAGTTTTGTAAATGcatcatataaataaacatattacTTTACAGATTTGCAAAATTTATTGAAGGAGATTCACATTTGTCTgacaaagaaatgaaagaacatGATTTGGAAATTACAAGAATCGTCGAAGAATACGAATATAcggacgacgatgatgattattgacatactcttttctttatatatatatatatatatgtatatatatctatggtGTGTGTGAAAAAGACACAATCACGTGGCTGAAGAAAATACGAAGTGGGACTGATTTTGTCACAACGACAGAacgtttctataaataaaaaaaagtaagcgTTCGATACGagctagaaagaaagaaagaaaaaacgaatagataatattaagtTATTGTTCATACCTTTAATTtagtcatttaaaaaaattattgaatcgTCCAATTCCAAGAATGAATTGTATGTTATCCCGTAATTATACACTTCAAAATTTCCAACTGAAGTGCAGCGTTTACGAGGAGATCGtaattgaatgaaatttcatttcaccAGAAACTCTCTATTGTTCTCAGATGCATTTACATGTGGAACAATATAAGTCTACGAATTAGAACCTCGATGATATTACGTTCCTTAAATGGACTACACATTGCGATTTCTAAAGATTCGCATATGAATATTCATATTTGTTTTTCCTAAATCCTATGAAATTGTTGCGTTATTTGTCTGATCGTTACCACGACGTTATGAGAGTATAaattgtaaacaaaaaaaaccaaaaaaaaaaaaaaaaaaagaaaaataaaaataaataaataaaaataaaaaaacaaaaaaagaaagaataaacaaacaaacaaacaaaaaaagattaaaaaagaagaagaaatattttcttaataagaagaacaataaaaatatttatcccATTCATTCTCGCTGTATGATCGATTCAAACAACCCGATTGAAACAATGcacgatagagaaagagatatcgtTTGTTGGCAAACTTTTCAACGAATTGCTACGTCCAAGCGTCGAAATACTTTTCTCCGCGATTTGGAATCATAACGAGACTTCCCTCGAAGCGGTATGGAAGCATTGTTTACCATCGTATACCGTCGACAACGAAAACGTCGTGAGAAAGCCTAGCTGGAATCCCCACGGAGTCGAGATTTAACGTTCCTCTCTTCGTCCTGTGCTGTCTATCCAAATAGCAAGCTGTTGGAAGAAAAACGGAACAGAGGAAACGCTTTGTCGTGGAGACCAGGATGTGGGTCAGTAATCATTCGGAGTTtcatttccctttttattccttttttctttcttttctcagaTGTATACGACGACCACACGACGGAGTTTGTTACAGAAGCGTAGAAACATCACGACGAGCTAGGTACGCTACTACCCTGCGGTTCGTTTGTTTCTAcagttttttttatctccctctttctttttctctttctctctcgttctctcgttcactcttctcctttttcaccCTCAGTCGTTTTCATGAGCACACGGACCACTCCACACCGGttattacttctctctctctctttctctctctctctctttctctttctttctttcttcctctctctttctttctctcggccCGGGAGGGCTCTGGAAAATCGGGAACAAGAATTATTATGTGCTGTACCCAAGAGTCCGTATTACTACGCGGCATTCACCGATTTTTCCGATTTTCTTGAAACCATAACTTTCACGTTACCATTTAACACAGGTTTTCATTTCAGAAGTATTTTCTGATCTTTAAAGcgacgatataattatatgcggaataatttaatattagttTGTGATCCATTTGATGGATTAAGTAAATTGTCACGAAGAGATTGATATAAGTCGATTGAGAACGTAAATTTATCAAAGAGAGCACTTGGAAGATTAACATGTTCTTGAATAACTAGatatccaaaaaaaagaaaaaaaacaagagagagaaagagagaaagaagtgaaACACGAtgttaactaaaaaaaaaaaaatatgttctcGCAAAATCTCttcgtgaaagaaaattatgaaagaagaaaaaaagaaacaaaaaaataacagcAAAGCTTCTTACAGAACACGCAACAGGTAGTACAGAATTAAGAATGAACTACGGTAGATGATTTAAAtggaatttaaaagaaaaacttgttAATTGCTAGCAATTAAGACGAGATCAGTCATCCAGGAGACAACTCATCTCTTGCATGACTTCCCTCATGTTTAACAGATTGTCACCAGCCGGCGAGCTGGCTATCGACAGGTGGTCGTCAATCGGACACCTTGCCAATAAGGTTTGAGTCCTACGTATACGATTTCTCAGTGTCCATCGGACGATCCATCATATTCAATTACAAATCGTTGCAACGTGATCGTATAGCGCGTGAAATGATCGACACGGCATCCTTCTTCGGCTTCTCAGACTTTTTAATCTGAAAAGGGAGATAGCTAATGATATGGTATAccgatctttttttaattggaaGATAGCGAATCTatcatcgttaaaaaaaaaaaaaaaaaaatgataaaaataatcgatagaaaattacgATAGAATAGAGTATGAACACGTGATCGatgtgtttattttttaaaaaagctaTTAATTAGCGGTACTATATGAAATGATGAATAATGGATGATAGAAGATAGATAATGGtcctatattataaaacaaaaaagaaaaaagacctttaataagataattcaaaataaaataaataatgaataaaattaacgtGCGATGCTTCACAACGTACAATATACTACGTTGTTATTGACGTAACAAGCATGAAGTAAACTTTctcaaaaaagataaattaccCTTAATGGACTTCCCGAAtttcattaatctttttcGTTCCATCATCGTAACATGTAACTCAACttgactctt contains:
- the LOC127065434 gene encoding charged multivesicular body protein 5, encoding MNRLFGRAKPKEPSPSITDCIAGVDSRADSAEKKIARLDAELKKYKDQMVKMREGPAKNAVKAKAMRVLKQRKMYEAQVDNLRQQAFNMEQANYATQTLKDTQATVVAMKDGVKQMQREFKNINIDDIEDLQDNLADMLEQADEVQEAMGRSYGMPDIDEDELAAELDALGDEIALDEDTSYLDDAIKAPNAPDKEPGSSSVRNKDGVLVDEFGLPQIPAS
- the LOC127065429 gene encoding tubulin epsilon chain-like isoform X2 gives rise to the protein MSQFITIQVGQCGNQIGSAFWPLALHEYGIQIKNRFVDLLKIQRDHIRNIDALWDGFYSFFHVPGNTDNLCFKTIAELNAAKVKARAVLIDMEDSVVARFQHGPLRELFNRTCTVTNYPGSANNWATGYYTHGTEYHDRIEEVIRQSVELCDYLGGFLLLHSVAGGTGSGLGTATLKMLSDSYPHVDRLVSCIYPAGMEDVITGPYNTLLATRELIEHATCVFPAENNALLKMCETQIRNSDNMDQANFNALCLPFQDMNSIIVNMLLHLTSGSRFPGNLNIDISDLATNLVPYKRMHYIFSNVRPIALTAPKFFATNSSKLQDMLFTNALSRNNQLTKVHPLQPGSVVLSAAYIGRGQFSITGMKRNIERFQSKAKFTAWSKNSIKIGLCSVPPPGHTTSLLCLLNTSAISLMFTNLIEQFTKLYRRKAHVHHYSQVSGFENSQFLDCKETISNLCEHYMELQNQKQRHISRMQTL
- the LOC127065431 gene encoding nuclear envelope integral membrane protein 1 isoform X2 translates to MKTTIGISKIIFLLIILQNFSARCAVPTDAVHYIEPGKVIVNDKPGLQVFCHKAKSKYLINIWKTITMDLNINLDTYDLYDGKTPQEVFEKHENNQRFWKFNFFGTKKHKLLKINPFETTCIGVYIHEYNGLRYTISMTQTRVDIGKVLMALLGVILFWSAKRLSHNPLFYYLCGISLGVTASLLVLIYFASKLFPRGKFMYLMVATGWSMSFYLGQILWENAQLIVSQYREYVMWYILITSLISFLICYRFGPVTNKRTKQIIQWFLQGLGLLFIYSSSYFYEASFLNCVILVLIYNFPIATVYKGKQYCHRNNAYRKYPKYQH
- the LOC127065429 gene encoding tubulin epsilon chain-like isoform X1 → MSQFITIQVGQCGNQIGSAFWPLALHEYGIQIKNRFVDLLKIQRDHIRNIDALWDGFYSFFHVPGNTDNLCFKTIAELNAAKVKARAVLIDMEDSVVARFQHGPLRELFNRTCTVTNYPGSANNWATGYYTHGTEYHDRIEEVIRQSVELCDYLGGFLLLHSVAGGTGSGLGTATLKMLSDSYPHVDRLVSCIYPAGMEDVITGPYNTLLATRELIEHATCVFPAENNALLKMCETQIRNSDNMDQANFNALCLPFQDMNSIIVNMLLHLTSGSRFPGNLNIDISDLATNLVPYKRMHYIFSNVRPIALTAPKFFATNSSKLQDMLFTNALSRNNQLTKVHPLQPGSVVLSAAYIGRGQFSITGMKRNIERFQSKAKFTAWSKNSIKIGLCSVPPPGHTTSLLCLLNTSAISLMFTNLIEQFTKLYRRKVMAHVHHYSQVSGFENSQFLDCKETISNLCEHYMELQNQKQRHISRMQTL
- the LOC127065429 gene encoding tubulin epsilon chain-like isoform X3 translates to MEDSVVARFQHGPLRELFNRTCTVTNYPGSANNWATGYYTHGTEYHDRIEEVIRQSVELCDYLGGFLLLHSVAGGTGSGLGTATLKMLSDSYPHVDRLVSCIYPAGMEDVITGPYNTLLATRELIEHATCVFPAENNALLKMCETQIRNSDNMDQANFNALCLPFQDMNSIIVNMLLHLTSGSRFPGNLNIDISDLATNLVPYKRMHYIFSNVRPIALTAPKFFATNSSKLQDMLFTNALSRNNQLTKVHPLQPGSVVLSAAYIGRGQFSITGMKRNIERFQSKAKFTAWSKNSIKIGLCSVPPPGHTTSLLCLLNTSAISLMFTNLIEQFTKLYRRKVMAHVHHYSQVSGFENSQFLDCKETISNLCEHYMELQNQKQRHISRMQTL
- the LOC127065431 gene encoding nuclear envelope integral membrane protein 1 isoform X1; protein product: MKTTIGISKIIFLLIILQNFSARCAVPTDAVHYIEPGKVIVNDKPGLQVFCHKAKSKYLINIWKTITMDLNINLDTYDLYDGKTPQEVFEKHENNQRFWKFNFFGTKKHKLLKINPFETTCIGVYIHEYNGLRYTISMTQTRVDIGKVLMALLGVILFWSAKRLSHNPLFYYLCGISLGVTASLLVLIYFASKLFPRGKFMYLMVATGWSMSFYLGQILWENAQLIVSQYREYVMWYILITSLISFLICYRFGPVTNKRTKQIIQWFLQGLGLLFIYSSSYFYEASFLNCVILVLIYNFPIATVYKGKQYWKKMFPERRKLLTDNEYRKEGIQETKKALKDLQQYCSSPECNPWKTVLKLKDPIRFAKFIEGDSHLSDKEMKEHDLEITRIVEEYEYTDDDDDY